Sequence from the Fusarium oxysporum Fo47 chromosome VI, complete sequence genome:
TCGCAGCACTGACGAATTTGTTCAGGCCCATCAGCGAAGATAGGAGGTATGATCGGAACGAATTGCTCTGGAACAAATGCTGTAAGATATGGTACAATGAAGGATTGGGTCATTAACTTGACCGTTGTCCTGTCCGACGGGCGTATTATCAAAACGAGACGAAGGCCGCGAAAGTCATCTGCTGGATATAACCTGAACGGGCTGTTTGTTGGCTCCGAAGGCACACTAGGGATTGTCACGGAAGGTATAACAAGGCGTATCCACGCAAAACGAAAGTTTACTAACACTCACAGCTACACTCAAGTTGGCTGTCATTCCAGAGCAGTATTCGGTTGCTGTTGTTACATTTCCCACCATTCGAGATGCCGCCGATGCGGCAGCTGGCGTCATGCAGGCCGGCGTTCCCGTCGCGGCGATGGAGATCATGGATGAAGTTCAAATGAGAGTCATCAACCTCGGTGGTGCTACGAAACCGCGGGTCTGGAAGGAATTGCCAACATTGTTTTTCAAGTTCTCAGGTACAAAAGACGGCGTGAAAGACAACATCAATAGGGTAAAAAAGATTGCTGCGGCAAACAAGGGTGGAAGTTTCGAGTTTGCTCGGGATGCTGCTGAGCAACAATTGCTCTGGTCTGCCAGGAAAGAATCCCTTTGGTCCATGCTCTCACTCCGAAAAAATGGTGACGATGTTTGTGAGTACCACAGTGCCACCATCAACATATTACCTGTCAATTCGGTCGCTAATTGATGATAACACAGGGAGCACCGATGTAGCTGTTCCGTTCAGCCGGCTAGCTGACATCATAGAGGTCAGCAAGAAAGAGATGGATGAGCTTGGCCTCTTCGCCAGCATCTTGGGACATGTGGGAGACGGAAATTTTCATGAAAGTATCATGTATAACAAGAACGTCCCTGGTGAGCGCCAAAAAGTCGAAGCTTGCGTTAAGAACATGGTGAAGCGAGCGCTCGACATGGATGGTACATGTACAGGAGAGCATTCCATCGGCTGGGGCAAAAAGGAGAGTCTACTCTGGGAAGTTGGACCAGAGACTCTGGAAGTTATGGTAGCTGTGAAGAAGGCTTTCGACCCTGAATGGATCTTGAATCCTGGAAAGATCATGGATGTGCCTTGGGAGAACACTCTATATCCTGGGTCAAATACCGCGGTGACACCAAACCGTGTGGTGAAAGACTTGGTCTAAGACAGGAATTATTGCTGTGTTTCTACGTAGCTCCTTAGACTAGTGGGTTTGTAACAAATTATCGCTGTATGTAGAGATTTGCAGTATTGATGATGCTTGTAGGGACCGCTTGCTGCCCTGCTTGCCACACGGCAGCCATTGCTCTAATGTTAGATGAAACGTTGTAAGACAAACCCAAACCGCAGCTATATATTGGGAGAGCTATGTATCTCCATGTGAATGATGCAGCCAGCTGTTCAGTCATCAATACGAACTTGCGGCACACTGCAATACGGTGTCTTATTCTACAGAAACACTTGACAGAGGTTGTGCTGCCGTAACAAACAGGAAGTACATTAGATTCAAGCGAACGAAACATTTCTACAAAGCCGTCTGTACTCAGGAAAGCGCCCAAATGCTTTAACTGTTTGCTGATCTCAGCAATTTTGCTTCCATCACTAGGCTTCTTACATTGCTCTTTTAAACAACAAAAAACACCAACTGATAGCAGAGTCCAATCTCGTCTGGCCCAAAACCCTTTACCTCTGCTGGAATTTCGATACCACTGTGCTTAGCTTGATAACCTGCTTCTTATGACCTGCTAGCTGgattttcttccttctttgcTGAAGCAGGAGGCATCTGTAATCTCGGGCTTTTAGTAGATGCCTGCTCTCTGAATCACTGCACAACACTCGCGCCTTGTCATCGCACATCACCACGCCAAGTGACAAAAttcatcttcctcgatcCAAAAAAACtaaaaactaaaaaaaaactctttgatcttgatcttTGATGCAACAGCCATACTGATTTCTAACCTTTATGATCAACACTTGAAGTGTGCTACATCAAAATTATTCCTGGGGCATCATTCAATTAACCAAGGTACATTCTTTTGAAGTCATCATTATCATTTGAGCTCGTCGTTGAGGAAGCCACTTTGACTACTAACCTCCCCAGGTTATATGGATAGAAATTGAACATGAGCTCCAAATGCCCCCCCGACGGACTCTCGAAAGGGTCCCAACAAAACCCCAAGCACCAGCGAAGATCGAAGAGATGCAGGCCAGGGCAACCAAAGGTTCGGCGAAACCATACAATCAACCTTGATGGGCTTGCTTCTCAGCTCCACGGACAATGGAAAGCATGGCCTGAACTCACGATACATCTTGAGGGATTGTCAACTTCAGTCACGACTTCAAATCTCTGGGACTGGTTCTCTCATGAGGGAGAAATCGCATACATGGATATCTACGAGACGCAAAGAAATCCGAACATCAGTAACGCCAAAATCAGGTTCGAACCACCGCCAGAGCGAAACTTTTGGTACACGGGCAGTTATGTTGTTCGCCATCACGACAGAAAACAACATCCCAAACAGATTGAGATTTCTATTAAGCTTTCCAATCACGTACCTCCAGGCTTTCTGAAAAGCCCGGTACATCCTGACCGGACTTGCCCTGTCAAACTGACACTCTATCCTGCGGCCATACATTTCGGGAGCCTGACAGGGGAGAAATcaatgaagatcatgaagtCTATCCCTGGGATGGGCAATGGACGAAGTCTTAAACTTGAGCTCAGCCCGAAATACCAGAGACTGACTGTGTTCTTCCCCATACCGAGTGTTGCGGGGGGGAACAGAACTGAACGGCAACACAAAGTTGTTATTGACTTTTCGAGTATGAAGGATGTTTATCAAACAGCAGCCGTTGATAATTGCTGTACTCTTGTTGTTCCTCTCAAGACGCCACCTCAGTACTATTGGAAGACACCTGACATCCACTCGACCTTTTCCGACGAAACCAAGAATTGGAGTGTTATGGAGAGCTGGAATCGTGCAACAAATATTGTTCAACATGCTGGTCTCCCTATGATGTACCCTGTCACTCTCCACAACGACTTCCAAGATCCCGAATTCGTTGATATCGGCCGATGGACCACTCTTGGGTTCGTTCTGGATGGGGGAACTGAAATAGCAAGCCAGGTCAATCAACAGTTGGTGAGCATCCTGGACGacttcaacatcaccactAAAGTTCAAGATGATTTCAAGACTGTCCATGGaacaaaagcaaagatgTGGGAATACATAGACCACCAGGCTCCTACCGAAGGGCACAACGCACTTCAGATGCTTCAGTACTTCCCGGACTCGATTGTTCATCTGCCTTTCGAAATTAGATACCAGCTTGAAGTTTGTCTTTCACGCGGCTATCTCAACGAACACATGATAGGCAGGGAGTTCTTGGAGAGACTTGCGAACATGAAGCCAACCAAAGCCAGGCTTTGTCTCGAATCCGTGGCTGATAACGCTCAAGTTGTCATCGACCCAATGGCTATTTTAGAGGAGTCTCAGATTGATGGCTCTATAATAATGTCAAGAATTCCTTCTCATTGTTGTCTCATCCGTAAAGCCGTCATCACGCCAACAACCATTCGCTATACAACACCTACAGTGGAGATGTCCAACCGCGTCATGCGCCGCTACAAGCATTATGAGGATCGCTTCCTCAAAATCCAATTCACCGAAGAGATGGAAAAGGGGAGGATTGCGGTAAACAAGGACCAAAATGACGAGATCTACAAAAGAGTGCTTCGTTCAATGTATAAAGGCGTCCGTATCGGCGATCGTTTTTACGAATTCCTTGCCTTTGGCAACTCGCAGCTCAGAGTCAACGGCGCTTACTTCTTTTGTCCCACGGAACACCTATCATGCGACGATATCCGCAGGTGGATGGGTCAGTTTAGCCATATAAAGGTTGTGGCGAAGTATGCTGCTCGCCTCGGTCAATGCTTCTCTACCACACGAGAGCTTCATGCAATTTCGGCGCCGGCAATTCAACAGATACCTGATATTGAGAGGAACGGCTACTGCTTCACCAACGGCATCGGTAAGATATCGTCGTTCTTGGCGCAGCTTATCAGCGAAGACATGATTCTTGATGTTATTGCGCGACCCTCCGCCTTCCAGTTTCGTATGGGTGGCTGTAAAGGGGTTCTCGCCATTTGGCCCAACGACACCAAAGTCATGGAAGTCCATATTCGCGAATCCCAGAAGAAGTTCGAGTCAGATTCCAAAGGTCTCGAAATTATCCGCAGTGCAGCAATGGCGACAGCAACTCTCAATAGACAAACAATCACCATTCTCGAATGTCTTGGGGTCTCCATCGCTTCCTTCACTAACCTGCTTGACCACCAGTTGCGGTCGTATGAGCTGGCCATGGAGGACAACGATGTTGCAATAGACATGTTGACCAAATTTGTTGACGAGAACAATATCTCTGACCTGCTCAGGGCTGGTTTCAAAACAGATGATCTGCAGGAACCCTTCGTTGTTAACGTACTTAAACTTTGGAGATCTTGGTCCTTAAAGCTACTCAAGGAGAAAGCAAGGATTCAGGTGCAGAAAAGTGCTTTCGTCCTTGGCTGCGTCGATGAAACTGGCACCCTCAGAGGTCACTCATCCGAAACCGAAGGCTCCGAAGATAAAGCTATCGATAGACTTCCGCAAATCTTCATTCAGCTGAGCGACGCAACACACTATAACAAGACTCAGGTCATCAGCGGAGTATGCATAATTGGACGCAACCCTTCGCTGCACCCGGGAGACATTCGTGTTGTTGAAGCAGTGGACTGTCCAGCCCTGCATCACCTGAGGGATGTCGTTGTATTTCCATCCACCGGCGATCAGCCTGTTCCTAATATGCTTTCTGGTGGTGACCTTGACGGCGATGACTTCTTCGTAATATGGGAGCCGACTCTGATTCCTAGAAGATGGAATTATCCGCCTATGAATTACTTAGCGCCCAAACCCATTGAGCTTGATCGTGATGTCACGGTCGACGATCTCAGGAACTTCTTCGTCAAGTACCTAAAGAACGATAAACTGCCGCTCATTGCGACATCTCATCTAGCATTTTCAGACGACCTTGGCCCAATGTCACCAAAATGTGAGTCGTGGTAGTGCTCATATATCAATGTTTTCTGCTAACCCTGTTCTAAGGTCTTGAACTTGCAGAGCTGCACTCCAAAGCAGTGGACTATCCAAAGACGGGTGACCCAGCGGTATTGAGACGAGATCAACAACCTCGGAAGTGGCCCCATTttatggagaagaagaacagctACACCTCCAGGAAAGCTCTTGGTGTCATATTTGACAAAGTGAAAGGTAAGCAAGTCAAGTTTGACCCTATCTGGGACAGTCCATTCGACCAACGGATTATCAAAAAGTTTGAACTCAAGCGAGACACACTCAAATCTGCAAGAAAAATCAAGACACAATACGATACATCTGTACGCCGACTACTGAGCCAACATGCGCTCAAGACTGAATTTGAGCTTTGGACTGGCTTTGCCATGTCGAAACCTGCTGTTGGTTCAGACTACAAAGTTCAGGAGGAGCTTCGTCGTGAGTACAATAATCTCAAGGCGGCATTTCGACAGCTATGTATCGATACTGCAGGTTCTAAGAATGCAGAGAAACTCGAACCCTTTGTCGCAGCCATGTACAAGGTAACCGATGAGGAAATGAAAATTGCACTATACGAGCACCACCGAGGAGTCATCAACAACGCGGGAACCCTCTTGCAACCGCGCAAGCTAGAACCAAAGTCAATGCCTCTGATTAGTTTCCCCTGGATCTTCCATAAGGAGATGTGTCGTATAGCAAACTCTAGTAACCTTGAACTGAGATCTCCACTTGCCGCGGGACCCCGTCAAGGAGAAATGCCAGGGTTTGGCGAGCACCTTGAGCCAACAGTGAAGAATGATGCCACGCCTGCAAACCAAGAGGTCCCCGAAGTGTCTGAGCTGGCGCCTGAGATCCATTCTCACCTTCCGGACGGCACAGTCCTTCATCGAGGACAGCCATTGGCTATTTTCCCTCTGGAAGACGATGCGGTCCCCGAGGGAGATGACGACTTCCCTAATGGCATTTCGGGTTCAGGGCAATCATCTTCTGCTGGAGATGATTTTGAAATGGTCAGCGACGAACAGCCAGATCTTTCATCAGAGAATGGCTTGGAAGTTGAAGTTCCGAGTGATGACATCGTCGAAGACGAGACAGACTCGATCTACAGCGATGAAttggaggaggaagacgccGAAGAAGCTATTGATCGCTTGGTCAGCCTCATGGGTGAGGCGGATGCCAAGTGACCATTGGCATTGGGATCAGCTGCCGATACGACCACGGCATTGGCCTAAGATTGAAAATCTTGGTGCTGGAGAAATTGGACCATTGTAACGGTAAGGACGACAACGGGGTCAGCCAGTTGGTAAGGAAAAGGTAGACAGTAAACTCAGTAGTACAACAAACCAAAGTTTTGGGACTACCAGGTTACTTAGGCTGATAATCAAATTCATCGTCTGATGCAAAGATCCGTCCGTAAAACCCATTTTTCACCTGCAGTAACCTCTCGTCCTTCGTGCTAAGTTAaagtaattagtaaatcTTTGGGGTCAAGATTCATGTAGCACGGGAAGTCTGTCTAATCAAAGACGGCAAAAAGGTGTAGGGAACTTCTTACCAGTAGACAATCGTCTCCATGTTTGTGGAGAAGCAATGTCCCAGTCTCAAGAGGGACCACGATCTCTTCTCGAGACGACCTTCGATCTCTTGGGTAAAATACTGTCTCGCCCCCAACACAGCCCTCAGAAGGGGATGTCAAATAGAGTAACAGGGTCCACGTGGTTCTCACTGGTAGTGGAGGATCCGAAGGTAACGTCAGGTTATTCGAGTCGTCATCTGGTGGGCGAAACAGACGTTGGTCAGCTAAGGTGCGCATGTCAAGTGAGAAGAGGGAGCCATGGGATAGATAAATGGGTGCAAATTATGGAACGCTTGTGGAAGGACAGGAGCAAGAGGTTTGTGTCGTTATGCCATTGAGGTCGCTACGATGGTCGTTGAATGGAACAGTTGTGGAGATGAGACTTGTACACGTACAATGGCAGTCAAAAAACTGGCCCTTCGAGTAACGATATACTCGAATATTAGGATTTAGCCCAACAGGTTCACCACCCCTACGCAACATTAACTTTGCTGTCTACGACATCGTGACCATTGCAGTTGGACATAGACGGCGAATCGACACGAAGCAAGACTTACCACTTCTCGTTAACATCGCCGTCTAGCAAGACCTCTTTCAAACCAGTTTGCTCCCATAAGCGAGTTGCAAAATCATAGCTATCAACCTGAAACCGGTCGTTGACACGAACTGCTTCGCCTCGCTTGGGACGACCTGGCGTTGTTTGTAGAGGGAGGGTTTTTAGAAAGGCCACATAATCGCGGCAGAGCGATCGCGGGAAAAATGAAGGTATAAGAGCAACCTTGGAAGTCAATGGATGAGGCTCAGGAGACAAGTCAACTATCGGCAGAGAAGGCTTGAAAGCTGGCCATGATGGAGGAACTGGTGGTGGCGGCGCTGAGGCTTCCACTTTGCTTGACTTGGATcctttattttttattttcgGCATACTTTCCAAAATGGAAAGTAGGGAATATTTATTGGGCGGCTGCTGGACTGGGggggaagagagagaggttgatgaggctctttattgacttgacttgacacGACCTGACATGAGACAGTGATACTTGAGTTATGTAGATATCCACTACATTCGTGATAGTTGTATGCAATGAGCGGGGTGCTATATCCCTAAAGGTAATATCGAGTAACTAAGTGAAGGTAAGAGGTAGTAATAGGCATTCAACGGTTTACCTTACTATTCCCAGCACAGTTATCCGTCACAAACGCTGCCACCAAATAGAAGTTGGCGGATCACGAAAAAATGCCTATTCTTGCTTCTTTAGTAAGCTCATGGCTCGGTATACCCAACTCTGATAAAGGTTCAATTCCCCGGGAAAACCAAGAAACTTCACCAGCCCAGCAAAGACCATCTGCGAATGTTTCAATCccaccagcaacaccaactccACCAACTATTTCTGCTGCTCCACAAAGAGCATCGCCAATAATAGCAGCACAGCAACCGTCATGGGACCGTTCAATTCGACAGTTCGGTCTGCTGCTCACTGGTGCTGGGTTCCTTGCTGCATCTGTTGCCGTGTCAAGACGTTCAGTGCTACGAATGCGGCACAATTCCTTCCCCAAATTTTACACTTCCAACCGACACCAAGTCAAATTTGACTCGGGTGACAGATCTTTACTCGCTGTGCAAGCCCTTGGACTTGCCACGCTCAACGTCATGAGCTTTGGAGTCATGCTGGTAGGAGGCATTTCCTGGGCATTTGATCTCTCCTCGATAGAGGAATTAAGGCAGCGGACGCAGGCTGTGACCCGCAGGCCTGGGATGGTGAGCCCTGAAGATGAAAAAGCGATGGAGGAGTTGATAGAGGGACTTATGGGCAAGATGGGAATGGAGAAGCCACAGAAGCCTTTAGACATTCCCCAAGAGGATGAGAAATGAAGTTCTTGTGTCGTCTGCTCGGCCAAGGCGCTCCTCGATACTACTACAAAGCTGAGCAGAGCTTGGTGTGTAAGATACGATGTATTCATATTATGCGAGATGGAATACTCTAATCACGAAACGACTACTAAAGAACATTGGTCATTCAACCAGTCGTATTGAATTATCATGCAGTGACATTGCCCCAGAAGGAGGGATCCCACATAGTACACATGCAGCGTAAGCTCCTCATTAATCATACGCAAAGTAAATAATCCCTAAAGCACTAGCGAACCAAAAACCATCCTAGACACCATCTGCCATTCATCATGCCCGCCTCCCATGCCTCGCAAACCATTACAGTACCCAGACCCTGGACAAATGCTTCAacgcctcatcaacatgctCCCAGCTTATGTGTGTATCCTACATCCGCACCCTTGTTCAACTCCCCCTACCTTTATAGGAATCCTTTTGTGAAGCTGGGAA
This genomic interval carries:
- a CDS encoding FAD-linked oxidase-like protein, whose translation is MFTSRTSTRTLLGRCAQRTEFRRSLTASSGLRSRVAHDSGQRKPRNNPGWSRPKVLAVAIGAGALGWGLASLNEIKGTGNSTWGRSVAPHYATLPEMEKAIKRIENEVGIEGFISTDPEDLLAHGYSEWSTVNPDTLPVAVAYPRTTEQVSVIARICHEHRVPIIPYSGGSSLEGNFSAPYGGISVDFAYMDQIIQFNKDDMDIVVQPSIGWQDLNAKLLAMDSGLFFPVDPGPSAKIGGMIGTNCSGTNAVRYGTMKDWVINLTVVLSDGRIIKTRRRPRKSSAGYNLNGLFVGSEGTLGIVTEATLKLAVIPEQYSVAVVTFPTIRDAADAAAGVMQAGVPVAAMEIMDEVQMRVINLGGATKPRVWKELPTLFFKFSGTKDGVKDNINRVKKIAAANKGGSFEFARDAAEQQLLWSARKESLWSMLSLRKNGDDVWSTDVAVPFSRLADIIEVSKKEMDELGLFASILGHVGDGNFHESIMYNKNVPGERQKVEACVKNMVKRALDMDGTCTGEHSIGWGKKESLLWEVGPETLEVMVAVKKAFDPEWILNPGKIMDVPWENTLYPGSNTAVTPNRVVKDLV
- a CDS encoding RNA dependent RNA polymerase-domain-containing protein, whose translation is MSSKCPPDGLSKGSQQNPKHQRRSKRCRPGQPKVRRNHTINLDGLASQLHGQWKAWPELTIHLEGLSTSVTTSNLWDWFSHEGEIAYMDIYETQRNPNISNAKIRFEPPPERNFWYTGSYVVRHHDRKQHPKQIEISIKLSNHVPPGFLKSPVHPDRTCPVKLTLYPAAIHFGSLTGEKSMKIMKSIPGMGNGRSLKLELSPKYQRLTVFFPIPSVAGGNRTERQHKVVIDFSSMKDVYQTAAVDNCCTLVVPLKTPPQYYWKTPDIHSTFSDETKNWSVMESWNRATNIVQHAGLPMMYPVTLHNDFQDPEFVDIGRWTTLGFVLDGGTEIASQVNQQLVSILDDFNITTKVQDDFKTVHGTKAKMWEYIDHQAPTEGHNALQMLQYFPDSIVHLPFEIRYQLEVCLSRGYLNEHMIGREFLERLANMKPTKARLCLESVADNAQVVIDPMAILEESQIDGSIIMSRIPSHCCLIRKAVITPTTIRYTTPTVEMSNRVMRRYKHYEDRFLKIQFTEEMEKGRIAVNKDQNDEIYKRVLRSMYKGVRIGDRFYEFLAFGNSQLRVNGAYFFCPTEHLSCDDIRRWMGQFSHIKVVAKYAARLGQCFSTTRELHAISAPAIQQIPDIERNGYCFTNGIGKISSFLAQLISEDMILDVIARPSAFQFRMGGCKGVLAIWPNDTKVMEVHIRESQKKFESDSKGLEIIRSAAMATATLNRQTITILECLGVSIASFTNLLDHQLRSYELAMEDNDVAIDMLTKFVDENNISDLLRAGFKTDDLQEPFVVNVLKLWRSWSLKLLKEKARIQVQKSAFVLGCVDETGTLRGHSSETEGSEDKAIDRLPQIFIQLSDATHYNKTQVISGVCIIGRNPSLHPGDIRVVEAVDCPALHHLRDVVVFPSTGDQPVPNMLSGGDLDGDDFFVIWEPTLIPRRWNYPPMNYLAPKPIELDRDVTVDDLRNFFVKYLKNDKLPLIATSHLAFSDDLGPMSPKCLELAELHSKAVDYPKTGDPAVLRRDQQPRKWPHFMEKKNSYTSRKALGVIFDKVKGKQVKFDPIWDSPFDQRIIKKFELKRDTLKSARKIKTQYDTSVRRLLSQHALKTEFELWTGFAMSKPAVGSDYKVQEELRREYNNLKAAFRQLCIDTAGSKNAEKLEPFVAAMYKVTDEEMKIALYEHHRGVINNAGTLLQPRKLEPKSMPLISFPWIFHKEMCRIANSSNLELRSPLAAGPRQGEMPGFGEHLEPTVKNDATPANQEVPEVSELAPEIHSHLPDGTVLHRGQPLAIFPLEDDAVPEGDDDFPNGISGSGQSSSAGDDFEMVSDEQPDLSSENGLEVEVPSDDIVEDETDSIYSDELEEEDAEEAIDRLVSLMGEADAK